In Megachile rotundata isolate GNS110a chromosome 10, iyMegRotu1, whole genome shotgun sequence, the sequence GCTAGCCGTTTGCACGTTAAaagctatttacaaaatttacagatttacagctAGTCGCtacaaactttatttgtttaaataatattttgaaaatttataatttttgtttaaatttttgtactaaatgttgatctatttttttgcaactttgtatatgtaaactatggacaaaaatagaggatacgtgtttttggaatttgttgtttgttacaatgtttattagatatataattttaaatcacctcctgtgtagagaggcaatcagcatttttattaaaaatatcattatttttacaatcttttacaatactttagacattttacacctcttcatatgccgttaattgatttctcaataattattgtaaacgtcataggtatgagcgtgacgctgTTATAATCACCGCCGCAAGGAATATAGGCTTTTATgaccaatattgttaaaaaataatttaatttaattctattttcttagtttcttaaaaaGTCCCAATGTTtcaaaaagttctaaatattttattaagattgaagactttacgcctgtaaaagtattGTATAAAAGCAGTAAACTTTTGATACGGCCGTTTTCGTCTTTAAGCTAAATATGTATCGCTTTGTCGCTGcgtatgaatgtttttgatagtaatcataatttttcaaagtatTCTACACAGACATCAAAAAAATCAATCAAAGATTTATCAGGAGGTTCGTTTTTGTTAAACAATATAGTGCATCTAAAGATAGTTATATCACATTTCTGACGTCTGCAGATTTAACGTATGCGGAGTTTGAGCATGCATTACATACACTTGTTATACGATAAAAAATGGAACTGCAGGAAGTAATTAGCTAACCATAATCGTGCAATTTCAAGGTAATTTGAATCTATATAAGTACGCTGGTGCTCCTTTAATGATACACAGGTTTGATAGAAATTTACCACTGATTTGTAAAAAGTATACTTGTGAATAAGAAAAGTGAATGACATATTGGAAGTAATAGAAAGTGAAAAACGAACGAATTcgcaataataatataataatattcgcGATGAATAGCGAAAAGTGGCATTCAGAGAACGAAAACTGTAACAATGGTGGTCAGATACGACGATTTTATGCTGGCAAAAAAATTCTAATCACTGGGTTTAATTACTGATAATCACTGGGTTTCTAATTTCTGGTTTCCTTGAAACAGGCATTGTAGAAAAACTTTTACGCACTTGCTTGGAAATTGACAAGATTTACCTGATAATCAGGACTAAGAAAAATATGACAGTTGAGAAGCGAATAGAAAAGTGCTTTCAGTGTCCTGTAAGTGTAgtgttttaaattcattttgcgTATTTCGTCCTATAATTTCTTTTAGCATGTTCATTGACGCATCACACAGATTAGGACATGTTTGAATTTACATAGGAAAATACGTCTTATGCCATTAGAATTTCTTATGTTCGCAATATTCACTGCGTATTTCAAGCCACGGGAATGAGCTAAGGAGGACTGAAAACGACTGACACACTTTGTACATAAAAGATTATATGAAATGAAACTAAAACACATTTCTGTGCAtgtttagatttatttttatatttttttacacaTGCAAAATTGTACTGTGTAAATATAAACGAGGAATGTATACAAATAGATGtccttttataaaatttgtaaagtgtGTTTTAAGCCAAcctaatttattttgtatgattgtttagaACGGTTAAAGGTTGTCCCTACCTACTaagaacattttatattgtaatcTATAATATAATTCTCTTTTGGGTTTTACTAAGGGAGAACCTTGGCCGTCTTTCACGAATCTCTTTATTGATGTATTACTCCTTTCTATAGTGGGTGCTATGCTAAATGTTAAACTTTTAACAGAGATTCTTCAGAACTGTTTCAGTAAGAATCGTTATAATAGTGTATAATAGTTATTCGTAACTATTTTTCGAACCATTTTAATTTCCTGTTCTACGTGGTGCATTGTAACATTCGTGGTTGCATTGCTTCCAGATTTTCGATACACTGCATAAGAAGAACCCCAATTTTATGGTGAAGGTGCAACCAATTTACGGTGATTTGCAGAAAGCTAACTTGGGCTTTTCATCGGAAGACTGTAAACTTCTAACGGAAAATGTCGACATAGTCATTCATAATGCAGCAGATGTTTCTTTTACTACAAGAATATCTTCCATCTTAAAAACAAACGTGTTAGGCACCAAGTACATGCTTGATTTAGCAGCAAAATGCTCTCGCTTGAAAGCATTCGTGTACGTTTCGACTGCGTACTCTCATTGTTACAATAAACGAATCGGAGAAAAATTTTACTCTCCTCCTTGTGATTTAAATATGGTCGAGGATGTGATACGAAGCGACGAATCAACTTTAGATGGACTCAGTGAGGTGACGTTGCGCGATATATTAGGAGAATGGCCTAACGCGTACACCTTCAGTAAATCCATCGCCGAAAGTCTCGTTGAGAACTTTTCACGAAAGACATCAATTCCTTGTTCCGTCTTTAGACCTTCGATCGGTATGCAgacattattttgttattttaattaaaaacgtgGAAAAAAATGTTAACTCGCTGAAACAGTTCACATTCATATTTCTACGATACAATTACCACGAATAATTAGATTTACAAATCAAAAACCGCTAAAAATGATGTAACTTTCTTCACTTTGTAAACAGTTATATCACCGTATGATGAGCCAGTTTCTGGATGGGTAGCGAATGTAAATGGACCTGCAGCACCGATTATTATGATTAACTTGGGAGTGGCACACGTTATACCTATAGGCATGGCTAATGCTTTGGATATAGTTCCACTTGATCTGGCGGTTAACTGTCTCCTGGCAACAATTTGGGATTTAACTGTGCACAAgtaatatacatttattattaaattaataattaattttgattgtattttatacagataaacaaattttattctttgtTTACAAGAATACAGTCTGGCTAGGATTTGAAATCAGTATTGTATTGTTAGCGCACGGTGAACATGAGTACCTCCAAATGCACACGCGATTGTTTATGCTTGATGTGAATGTTGTCACTTTCTCGAAGGACCAGAATAATGAACACTATGTATTGTATACCTAACAAGATtctcattgttcttatttttaatttaacatttattttaatcttCGACTTCACTCACCGCTCGACAAAAAGTTCTAAATAGTTTCTCAAGAAAATTACTAAATGGTACGTGGAAGATTGCTGACTAACTTTTTATTCGTGCCAATCACCCTTGTAACCTTGGGTGTACTCCTACTCCCACAAGCATGTTGCAAAGTGAGAGGGcgttttctaaatttataaaaattaattaatcagcGACCAATGTTGTCTCATCACATCCAGTGTACTTGTAGTTAGTTAAATTCCTACATAGGATGGTAATTTAATCATTGTTAAACACAAGTTCGAGGTTGAAAGAAAcccttgaaataaaattttttgaaaaatccc encodes:
- the LOC100875844 gene encoding fatty acyl-CoA reductase wat isoform X2, translated to MTVEKRIEKCFQCPIFDTLHKKNPNFMVKVQPIYGDLQKANLGFSSEDCKLLTENVDIVIHNAADVSFTTRISSILKTNVLGTKYMLDLAAKCSRLKAFVYVSTAYSHCYNKRIGEKFYSPPCDLNMVEDVIRSDESTLDGLSEVTLRDILGEWPNAYTFSKSIAESLVENFSRKTSIPCSVFRPSIVISPYDEPVSGWVANVNGPAAPIIMINLGVAHVIPIGMANALDIVPLDLAVNCLLATIWDLTVHKKSKGSQVYNYGSSLWKPFHMIRYHATYFNEVKKHPFEKMLWYPFIITTNRRYCFLLLNVLIHIIPAVLADLVLMLLGKRRRALDVAWKATKLADPLFYFITTEWILEVNNSQNILPHMNPTDYEEFPFDLGRIDWDRCVSQYLRGIKLNVMKESLDIAPATKKRYQTLKIAHYSLCILFLLFVTFLSYRIVCSTCY